A single genomic interval of Gossypium raimondii isolate GPD5lz chromosome 11, ASM2569854v1, whole genome shotgun sequence harbors:
- the LOC105802168 gene encoding 60S ribosomal protein L8: MGRVIRAQRKGAGSVFKSHTHHRKGAARFRSLDFGERNGYLKGVVTEVIHDPGRGAPLVRVVFRHPFRYKKQKELFVAAEGMYTGQFVYCGKKATLMVGNVLPLRSIPEGAVVCNVEHHVGDRGVFARASGDYAIVISHNPDNDTTRIKLPSGAKKIVPSGCRAMIGQVAGGGRTEKPLLKAGSAYHKYRVKRNCWPKVRGVAMNPVEHPHGGGNHQHIGHASTVRRDAPPGQKVGLIAARRTGRLRGQAAATAAKADKA; this comes from the exons ATGGGTCGTGTCATCCGAGCTCAACGTAAGGGTGCGGGTTCCGTTTTCAAGTCCCACACCCACCATCGCAAGGGTGCCGCTCGTTTCCGCAGTCTCGACTTTGGTGAACGGAATGGCTACCTTAAAGGTGTCGTCACGGAAGTTATCCACGACCCGGGCCGTGGTGCTCCCTTAGTCCGCGTCGTCTTCCGTCATCCATTCCGTTACAAGAAACAGAAGGAACTGTTCGTTGCTGCCGAAGGCATGTACACTGGACAGTTCGTGTACTGCGGTAAGAAGGCTACTCTTATGGTCGGGAACGTGTTGCCTCTTAGATCTATCCCTGAAGGAGCGGTCGTTTGCAACGTCGAACATCACGTTGGTGATCGTGGTGTTTTCGCTAGGGCTTCTGGTGATTACGCTATTGTAATCAGTCACAATCCTGATAACGACACCACCAG GATCAAGCTTCCATCTGGTGCCAAGAAGATTGTTCCGAGTGGGTGCCGTGCAATGATTGGCCAGGTTGCAGGAGGTGGAAGGACCGAGAAACCTCTTCTTAAGGCGGGCAGCGCATACCATAAGTACAGGGTGAAGAGGAACTGCTGGCCTAAGGTGCGTGGTGTGGCTATGAATCCGGTTGAGCATCCCCATGGTGGTGGTAACCATCAACACATTGGTCATGCTAGTACTGTTAGGCGTGATGCTCCTCCTGGGCAGAAGGTTGGTCTTATTGCTGCAAGGAGGACTGGTAGGCTCAGAGGACAAGCCGCTGCCACCGCAGCCAAGGCTGATAAGGCTTAA
- the LOC105802169 gene encoding peptidyl-prolyl cis-trans isomerase Pin1, whose protein sequence is MSSSTAANQVRASHILIKHQGSRRKASWKDPEGRVISTTTRDAAVSQLKLLRGDIVSNKAKFDEVASRYSDCSSAKRGGDLGPFGRGQMQKPFEDATYNLNIGEISDIVDTDSGVHIIMRTG, encoded by the exons ATGTCATCATCAACAGCGGCCAATCAAGTGAGGGCATCTCACATACTCATCAAGCACCAAGGCTCTCGTCGTAAGGCTTCTTGGAAGGATCCAGAAGGTCGCGTCATCTCCACCACCACCCGAGACGCCGCTGTCTCACAGCTTAAACTTCTCCGCGGCGACATCGTTTCCAACAAGGCTAAGTTCGACGAGGTTGCCTCTCGCTACTCCGATTGCAGCTCCGCTAAACGTGGCGGTGATCTCG GTCCTTTTGGTCGAGGCCAGATGCAAAAGCCATTTGAGGATGCAACATATAATCTTAACATAGGCGAGATAAGTGACATTGTGGATACTGATAGCGGTGTTCACATCATAATGAGAACTGGCTAA